A genomic window from Algoriphagus sp. Y33 includes:
- a CDS encoding GLPGLI family protein, with the protein MYKNLAEQKYIKEEDLMGRGFLVNDSLKTYDWELTGESKLIGDYTCQKAVYSRIIDSKVFSMGQDEMETTKDTVNVTAWFTTQIPVSHGPDDFWGLPGLILELQNNGMTYIAERIVLNPTDPVQIETPRKGELISSKDYQALSEEKMQEMMKRYSGKPGEGNQMIIKIGN; encoded by the coding sequence CTGTATAAGAATCTAGCAGAGCAAAAGTACATCAAGGAGGAGGATTTGATGGGAAGGGGCTTTTTGGTGAATGACAGTCTGAAAACCTACGATTGGGAATTGACCGGAGAAAGCAAGCTGATCGGCGACTATACCTGTCAAAAAGCTGTCTATTCTAGAATAATCGACAGCAAGGTTTTCTCTATGGGACAGGATGAAATGGAAACAACCAAAGACACCGTGAATGTGACGGCTTGGTTTACCACGCAGATTCCCGTAAGTCATGGACCCGATGATTTCTGGGGCTTGCCGGGATTGATTCTTGAGCTGCAAAACAACGGGATGACGTATATCGCCGAACGGATTGTACTGAATCCTACTGATCCGGTGCAAATAGAAACTCCTAGAAAAGGAGAACTCATCAGTAGTAAAGATTACCAGGCACTTTCTGAGGAAAAAATGCAGGAGATGATGAAGCGGTATTCCGGTAAGCCAGGAGAAGGCAATCAGATGATAATCAAAATTGGAAATTGA
- a CDS encoding gluconate 2-dehydrogenase subunit 3 family protein, with translation MNRRENLKLLFTGSVGTGLLLTGCSPEQQALPERALLSGGTIGGRTEEEKQRDQELLSETFFTEEERKKLSTLVDIILPKDDESPAATEVGVVDFMEFMMKDQPGNQTPMRGGLMWLDYEADEKFGKSFNELSESEVITIVDEVAWPDKATPEYEGAVRWFNMLRNLTCSGYFSTEAGWKYIGYVGNTPNAWDGVPQKVMDKHGFKLEEKYIPQYLKPEDRGTIIEWDDDANIIG, from the coding sequence ATGAACAGAAGAGAAAACCTAAAACTGCTCTTTACCGGTTCTGTCGGTACAGGTTTATTATTGACGGGCTGTTCTCCGGAGCAACAAGCATTGCCTGAGCGGGCTTTGTTATCAGGGGGTACCATAGGCGGAAGAACTGAGGAGGAAAAGCAAAGAGATCAAGAGTTGCTTTCAGAAACATTCTTCACTGAGGAGGAGCGAAAAAAGCTTAGTACTCTGGTGGACATTATACTGCCCAAAGACGATGAATCCCCTGCCGCTACAGAAGTAGGAGTGGTGGATTTTATGGAGTTTATGATGAAGGATCAGCCTGGAAATCAAACTCCGATGCGTGGAGGTTTGATGTGGTTGGATTATGAAGCAGATGAGAAATTCGGAAAATCCTTCAATGAACTAAGTGAATCAGAAGTGATCACAATTGTGGATGAGGTTGCCTGGCCGGACAAGGCAACTCCTGAATATGAAGGAGCTGTTCGTTGGTTTAATATGCTTCGCAATCTTACCTGCTCAGGTTATTTCTCCACTGAGGCTGGCTGGAAGTATATTGGCTATGTAGGAAATACCCCGAATGCTTGGGACGGTGTGCCTCAGAAAGTGATGGATAAACATGGATTCAAATTAGAGGAAAAATACATACCTCAATACCTGAAGCCCGAAGATAGAGGTACGATCATCGAATGGGATGATGATGCAAATATAATTGGATGA
- a CDS encoding YceI family protein — MKIFALLFTLAFTAFSFAPEVATVNTAESTITWTAKKVTGQHHGKVPITSATLDYQNNRILGGTFEMDMTSLTVEDITDTGMNKKLTDHLKSDDFFSVEKHNKSNFKITEAKTGNGKDYEITGDLTIKGITKPVSFPAIVVVSGGKITATGKLTFDRTHYDIKFRSGSYFENLADKMIYDDVELDVKLVASE, encoded by the coding sequence ATGAAAATCTTTGCTTTACTCTTTACATTGGCATTTACAGCATTTTCTTTTGCTCCGGAAGTTGCAACAGTAAATACTGCTGAAAGCACCATCACCTGGACAGCCAAAAAAGTTACCGGTCAACATCATGGAAAAGTACCTATCACCTCCGCTACGTTGGATTATCAAAATAACAGAATACTTGGCGGAACATTTGAGATGGATATGACAAGCCTGACAGTAGAAGATATTACCGATACAGGTATGAACAAAAAGTTAACCGATCACCTAAAGTCTGATGATTTTTTCTCAGTGGAAAAGCACAACAAATCAAACTTTAAAATCACCGAAGCAAAAACCGGCAATGGGAAAGATTATGAAATCACCGGCGATCTCACCATCAAAGGCATCACCAAGCCGGTGAGCTTTCCCGCTATAGTGGTCGTAAGTGGGGGTAAGATCACAGCTACGGGAAAATTGACTTTTGACAGGACTCATTATGACATCAAATTCCGTTCAGGCTCTTACTTCGAAAATCTTGCAGACAAGATGATCTACGATGATGTGGAACTAGACGTGAAATTAGTTGCGAGTGAGTAA
- a CDS encoding response regulator transcription factor: MARSIIKILLAEDEMALGMIIQESLGTRGFQVALCPDGQQAWDSYQNSKPDVLVLDVMMPKKDGFTLAEQIRKTDPYTPIIFLTSKSQTEDVLRGFGLGANDYVRKPFSMEELIVRIKAQMDRQQLRKNQSDWLTLGKYEFHPTKQLLKLENEELHLTARESQLLEILLENANQVTDRSLILIQIWGSDDFFNARSMDVFITKLRKKLQNDPQIQIINVRGFGYKLVC, from the coding sequence ATGGCCAGGAGCATAATCAAAATTTTATTGGCAGAAGATGAAATGGCGCTAGGCATGATCATACAAGAAAGTCTGGGAACCCGGGGCTTTCAGGTGGCACTTTGCCCCGACGGACAGCAGGCCTGGGACAGCTATCAGAATTCCAAACCCGATGTGCTGGTCCTGGATGTGATGATGCCAAAAAAAGATGGGTTTACACTGGCAGAGCAGATTCGGAAAACAGATCCGTACACCCCGATTATTTTTCTAACCTCTAAATCCCAGACTGAGGATGTGCTCAGGGGCTTTGGGCTAGGGGCAAACGATTATGTGAGAAAGCCCTTCAGCATGGAAGAACTGATCGTACGAATCAAAGCCCAAATGGACCGGCAGCAGCTGCGTAAAAACCAGTCCGACTGGCTAACACTCGGAAAGTATGAATTCCATCCGACCAAGCAACTTTTAAAGCTTGAAAATGAAGAACTGCATCTCACTGCCAGAGAGTCGCAACTGCTGGAAATCCTGTTGGAAAATGCCAATCAAGTCACCGACAGAAGCCTTATACTCATCCAGATTTGGGGATCGGATGATTTCTTCAATGCCCGTAGCATGGATGTATTTATTACTAAGCTTCGTAAAAAACTCCAGAATGATCCTCAAATCCAGATTATCAATGTGAGAGGATTTGGGTATAAGTTGGTTTGCTAA
- a CDS encoding cupin domain-containing protein: protein MKFTLASILCLMTFSASAQLLPVKSGVFKWQDHKVVPNGDRVGRPILEGVSAHFEYLEMHATTQDVGAKPSTAHANEDIEELVIVKEGVMEVTIAGKSTILGTNGVLSLMPMQLHSLKNVGDTPLTYYVIRFRSKKQMDVARGTASGGSLMINADSLAFKPSEIGGSRAYFDRPTAMCERLEMHVTTLDKKGPSHEPHAHDETEIILMISGETSMTIAGKEYSATEGDFYFIESRLFHGIRNSFDQPTSYFAFKWK, encoded by the coding sequence ATGAAATTTACACTTGCTTCTATCCTTTGCCTTATGACATTTTCTGCCTCAGCTCAGCTCCTGCCTGTAAAATCCGGTGTTTTCAAATGGCAAGACCATAAAGTTGTTCCCAATGGAGATAGAGTAGGAAGGCCGATACTTGAAGGTGTTTCCGCACATTTTGAATACTTGGAAATGCATGCTACTACGCAGGATGTTGGTGCCAAACCTAGTACAGCACATGCAAATGAGGATATTGAAGAACTTGTCATCGTCAAAGAAGGAGTAATGGAAGTGACGATAGCGGGGAAAAGTACGATTCTGGGAACCAATGGTGTGCTTTCATTGATGCCTATGCAATTGCATTCCTTAAAAAATGTAGGCGATACCCCACTTACTTATTATGTGATTAGATTTCGTTCCAAGAAACAGATGGACGTAGCAAGAGGTACTGCATCGGGTGGATCCTTGATGATAAATGCTGATTCGCTTGCTTTCAAGCCTAGTGAAATAGGAGGGAGTAGAGCCTATTTCGATAGACCTACAGCAATGTGTGAGCGATTGGAGATGCATGTGACTACGTTGGATAAAAAAGGCCCGAGCCACGAGCCGCATGCACATGACGAGACAGAGATTATACTGATGATTTCCGGCGAGACTTCCATGACCATAGCCGGCAAAGAGTACAGTGCCACAGAAGGTGACTTTTATTTTATAGAATCCCGATTATTTCATGGTATCCGCAATTCTTTTGATCAGCCGACTTCATATTTTGCGTTTAAGTGGAAGTGA
- a CDS encoding LytTR family DNA-binding domain-containing protein has translation MIKTSTKTRILLVEDNLNLSENLKEILSLQGYEILEILEEAETALVIIEEAAPDLVLVDIKLKGNKTGIELAEELRLSMDIPIVFLTSASGSDVVNRVKHIRPEGFISKPFTTNSLVTAIELAIENHKSRSTNIYKPDKDVVSDLFIRENGWLKKIMINDIHWIKAEGTYTHIYVKGKQYTLRNTVKDLMQKLPYDQFSRIHKSFIINMKKIEAFSSTTVKIEDSEIPIGRKYYQALLKNINKLSN, from the coding sequence ATGATTAAAACATCTACAAAGACCAGAATATTATTGGTTGAGGACAATTTAAACCTTTCTGAGAATCTCAAAGAAATCCTAAGTCTTCAGGGATATGAAATCTTGGAGATATTGGAGGAAGCTGAGACTGCCTTGGTAATCATCGAAGAAGCTGCTCCGGACTTGGTATTAGTGGATATCAAGCTAAAAGGCAACAAAACCGGGATTGAACTGGCAGAGGAACTACGGTTGAGCATGGATATTCCCATTGTTTTTCTTACCTCAGCCTCAGGTTCTGATGTGGTCAATAGAGTAAAACATATTCGTCCTGAAGGATTTATCTCCAAACCTTTCACTACCAACTCATTGGTCACTGCAATAGAACTGGCAATAGAAAATCACAAAAGCAGGTCAACTAATATTTATAAACCGGACAAAGATGTCGTTTCAGATTTATTTATCCGGGAAAATGGTTGGCTCAAGAAAATCATGATCAATGACATTCACTGGATAAAAGCCGAAGGCACATACACTCACATTTATGTCAAGGGAAAACAGTACACCTTGCGCAACACTGTAAAGGATCTGATGCAGAAGCTCCCATATGATCAGTTCTCAAGAATCCATAAATCTTTTATTATAAATATGAAAAAGATTGAAGCCTTCAGTTCTACTACCGTGAAAATCGAAGATAGCGAAATTCCTATTGGGCGAAAATATTACCAAGCTCTCTTGAAAAATATCAACAAACTTTCAAATTGA
- a CDS encoding carboxypeptidase-like regulatory domain-containing protein — MVFLKRFAVIGFLLLIAFPSFSQNKNLIGQVLDSLNQPIAYANVVAVNQTTQKIGGFSITDGEGRFKIGLAPGSDYLLRVSFVGYKQFELQLTEWKDRDQLKIILSQDETMLDQVEVITELPITMQGDTLTYKTDAFTTGTERKLKDVLEKLPGFEVDDNGEVKVQGKKVDKVTVDGKDFFDGDTKLATKNLPANAVDRVQVLKNFNEIAPVRGLDNDESLALNIQLKDGKKNLVFGDLTAGAGPEERYFGHANTFYYSPKVNLNLIADANNVGELAFTLQDYFRFSGGLADLAGKSGSSLSVSSEDLGIPMAQRNNALDLRTDLAAVNLNYNPNSKWRHSGFVIGSASKNKLGSSSQRTYLRTDGNNQETLTSASVVENKSGLMKYAVTYTPKEETYVKYSVFGKVADIANQNFQDSDFGQIRQQITSYQSRQPYTIQQKGEWYHAPSEIRVFSIEVNWEKKYRNPLYELTTNQKPFNGLVSMLDREMYRFLQNQDIKTRTIEGAFNYYLILNPTNHINWSLGYTDTRQELVGSTEQADASEEADLEEFENDSRFNFQDLYLGMTYKTKWKSVVISPSIYLHRYAWNDMQMEDEWSNDKLLLLPGMYAKWDVKSNRSLTYRFSSQANFMDIQKLAQGLVFSDYNSIFRGNRQLDNGLFFTQTLDYTHFDFFSSLNLFGNLTWSRKHHDLVNTTNFMGINRLVSIQNIDPINESLTGSLQADKRFQSFKISGGGNWNTYATNSLVDQNLIKNSQFAHSYFFKFTSTFLKTVEVDLGYTWDQNFYKSTYAKNTFDTHSPKIEVDWDIWKGLKLNADYTYNAYFNKAAQSKSEFDFFNAFISYQGKSSPWEFRVTVWNILDTKSIRRDSFTENLISTYSYLVQPRYGLFTVKWDI; from the coding sequence ATGGTATTTCTAAAGCGATTTGCCGTGATCGGCTTTCTTCTTCTAATTGCTTTTCCTTCTTTTTCCCAAAATAAAAATCTGATCGGCCAAGTCTTAGACAGCCTAAATCAGCCGATTGCTTATGCAAATGTGGTGGCTGTGAATCAGACTACTCAGAAGATAGGTGGCTTTAGTATCACTGATGGGGAGGGGAGATTCAAAATAGGCTTGGCACCAGGCTCGGATTATTTACTTCGGGTTTCCTTTGTAGGATACAAGCAATTTGAACTTCAACTAACCGAATGGAAAGACCGGGATCAGTTAAAAATCATTCTGAGTCAGGATGAAACTATGCTGGATCAGGTGGAGGTTATAACCGAATTGCCCATCACCATGCAGGGCGATACACTGACTTATAAAACAGATGCCTTTACTACAGGTACGGAGCGAAAGCTTAAGGATGTGTTGGAAAAGCTGCCAGGATTCGAAGTGGATGATAATGGGGAAGTGAAAGTGCAGGGCAAAAAGGTGGACAAAGTGACGGTGGACGGCAAGGATTTCTTTGACGGCGACACCAAACTTGCTACAAAAAACCTTCCTGCTAATGCGGTAGACCGGGTACAGGTGCTGAAAAACTTTAATGAAATAGCTCCAGTGCGTGGTCTGGATAATGACGAGAGTCTGGCGCTCAACATTCAGCTGAAAGATGGTAAAAAGAATTTGGTGTTTGGGGACTTGACAGCAGGGGCTGGACCGGAAGAACGGTATTTCGGTCATGCCAATACTTTTTATTACTCACCTAAGGTGAATCTCAATCTGATCGCCGATGCCAATAATGTGGGTGAGCTGGCTTTTACCCTACAGGATTATTTTAGGTTTAGTGGAGGATTGGCAGATTTGGCAGGAAAGTCGGGCTCCTCGCTGAGTGTAAGTTCGGAAGATCTTGGAATTCCAATGGCACAGCGGAATAATGCGCTGGACTTAAGAACTGACCTGGCCGCTGTGAATCTGAATTATAATCCAAATTCCAAATGGAGGCATTCTGGCTTCGTCATCGGATCTGCTTCCAAAAACAAATTGGGTTCTTCATCCCAGCGGACCTATTTGAGAACTGATGGAAATAATCAGGAAACACTCACTTCAGCGAGTGTAGTAGAAAATAAATCGGGGCTGATGAAGTATGCGGTGACATATACTCCCAAGGAAGAGACATATGTGAAATACAGTGTTTTTGGAAAGGTGGCAGATATCGCCAATCAGAACTTTCAGGATTCTGATTTTGGGCAAATCCGCCAGCAAATTACCAGCTACCAAAGTAGACAGCCTTATACCATTCAGCAGAAAGGGGAGTGGTATCATGCTCCTTCGGAAATAAGGGTCTTTTCCATTGAAGTGAATTGGGAGAAAAAATACCGGAATCCGCTCTATGAGTTGACTACTAATCAAAAGCCTTTTAATGGACTGGTATCAATGCTGGATCGTGAAATGTATCGTTTTCTTCAAAATCAGGACATCAAAACCCGAACCATAGAAGGGGCATTTAATTACTATCTGATTCTCAATCCAACCAATCATATCAACTGGAGTTTGGGATATACTGATACCCGTCAAGAGTTAGTTGGAAGTACAGAACAAGCTGATGCATCGGAAGAAGCTGATCTGGAGGAGTTTGAAAATGATTCCCGGTTTAACTTTCAGGATTTGTATCTCGGTATGACCTACAAGACCAAATGGAAGTCGGTGGTAATCAGCCCTTCGATATATCTACACAGATACGCCTGGAATGATATGCAAATGGAAGATGAATGGAGTAATGATAAACTGTTACTTCTTCCCGGGATGTATGCCAAATGGGATGTCAAATCCAATCGCTCCCTAACGTATCGATTCAGCAGCCAGGCGAATTTCATGGATATTCAGAAGCTCGCCCAAGGGTTGGTGTTTTCGGATTACAATTCGATTTTCAGAGGAAACAGGCAATTGGACAATGGTTTGTTTTTCACCCAAACTCTTGACTATACTCATTTTGACTTCTTCTCCTCACTCAATCTTTTCGGAAATCTGACTTGGTCAAGAAAGCATCATGATTTGGTCAATACCACTAATTTTATGGGAATCAATCGCCTTGTGAGCATTCAAAATATTGATCCAATTAATGAAAGCCTGACAGGCAGTTTACAGGCAGATAAAAGATTCCAATCCTTCAAAATAAGCGGGGGAGGTAATTGGAATACCTATGCTACCAACAGTCTGGTAGATCAAAATCTGATTAAGAACAGTCAGTTTGCGCATTCGTACTTCTTTAAGTTTACCAGCACATTTTTGAAAACCGTGGAAGTTGATCTGGGCTACACTTGGGATCAGAACTTCTACAAGTCCACCTATGCAAAGAATACCTTTGATACCCACAGTCCGAAAATTGAAGTTGACTGGGATATCTGGAAAGGATTGAAATTGAATGCGGATTATACCTACAATGCTTATTTCAATAAAGCAGCACAAAGCAAAAGTGAGTTTGATTTTTTCAATGCATTTATAAGTTATCAGGGCAAGTCAAGTCCATGGGAATTTAGGGTGACTGTTTGGAATATTCTGGATACAAAATCTATCCGCAGAGATAGCTTTACAGAAAATCTGATCAGTACCTATTCTTATTTAGTTCAGCCGAGATATGGGCTGTTCACAGTGAAATGGGATATTTAG
- a CDS encoding GAF domain-containing sensor histidine kinase, with the protein MGEHKPQLTIFENEDLVFDIKSRRLLKVSDRICKRFGKDFTSIAKTLDDFEKFTKSNSVDRNYHISRNFHEKGDQFFNYTIHWEGKNFLINELSWVNHHNDTFHSVLNFLDRNNIFEVSLHALVEIIEKMENPAILFDQGLTRAVVVNAALRPLLIQQVSELVSGFAVQDFFVHESQFKEVMEWVMSTGSSTFSIEAKLYLGNKAGTWYELILYKTIPEKEVLILCNLKDISIQKATEEKLTRTNELLSQVLEIQTHFLAQSEGANPYDLLLTNILNVIDAKLGFVGKVNSDEDDKKVLKIHAATDFSRQGEAAARLYHNHIKDDFLFRHLDNLFGACIVESKIILENNPPSNPHTKGKHIPGHPTVNNFLGVPIFKGKTVIGLIGLGNKAGGFTEQDLSDLKPFVSTYSVIIEAFKSEQDKIRFEKESMVKARILAEVADHSPDLIVVMNGLSDFEFISPSASQFFEEGIRAEEIQQKISILLTKTISPEFRLSEERYRSRLKLDIKKDGEYWVESNVNILHEGSNQKVIAVIRDVSTQMDFEQRLIRSLKKEKQFNSFVSDFMNIVSHEFKTPLSTIISSMELSKYYLNNLPSSAKVAKMKVHYEKIERELENLHKLVIHSLDYERFVNNSPALKKEKVNLANFVERALTAHGYFNEVEFISEIDSEFSVEWDKFLIETSIINLVGNALKYGGTRRRPIVRLFDNTDSFGIEVRDFGIGIAEEELPYVFTPFFRGSNVNGIEGTGFGLVAVKNFVEMNGGKVSVDSKIDQGTAVLITFSN; encoded by the coding sequence ATGGGCGAGCATAAACCACAACTTACAATTTTTGAGAATGAAGATTTAGTTTTCGATATAAAATCAAGGCGGTTACTCAAAGTGAGCGACAGAATATGTAAGCGTTTTGGTAAAGATTTCACCTCTATCGCAAAAACTCTGGATGATTTTGAAAAATTCACTAAATCTAATTCTGTTGATCGAAATTACCATATATCTAGAAACTTTCACGAAAAAGGTGACCAGTTTTTTAATTATACGATCCATTGGGAGGGCAAGAACTTTCTGATAAATGAATTGAGTTGGGTAAATCATCACAATGACACCTTCCACTCCGTGCTCAATTTTTTGGACAGAAATAATATTTTTGAGGTATCCTTGCATGCTTTAGTGGAGATCATTGAGAAGATGGAAAATCCTGCTATTCTGTTTGATCAGGGACTTACACGTGCGGTGGTTGTGAATGCTGCTTTAAGGCCACTTTTAATCCAACAGGTTTCGGAATTAGTATCAGGATTTGCCGTACAAGACTTTTTCGTCCATGAATCCCAATTCAAAGAAGTGATGGAGTGGGTAATGAGTACAGGGAGCTCTACTTTTTCGATTGAGGCGAAGCTTTATTTGGGTAATAAGGCAGGTACTTGGTATGAACTGATTTTATATAAAACCATTCCGGAAAAGGAGGTATTGATCCTCTGTAACCTGAAAGATATTTCAATTCAGAAAGCTACTGAAGAGAAACTGACACGTACAAATGAATTGCTGTCCCAGGTATTGGAAATTCAGACTCATTTTTTGGCCCAATCCGAAGGAGCCAATCCCTATGACTTGTTGTTAACTAATATTCTGAATGTAATAGATGCCAAGCTTGGTTTTGTGGGCAAAGTAAATTCTGATGAGGATGATAAAAAGGTTTTAAAGATTCATGCGGCTACTGATTTTTCCCGGCAAGGGGAAGCGGCAGCTAGGTTGTACCACAATCATATAAAAGATGATTTTCTGTTCCGCCACTTAGACAATCTATTCGGAGCCTGCATAGTGGAGTCTAAAATTATTCTGGAAAATAATCCACCCTCGAATCCTCATACCAAGGGTAAGCATATTCCCGGTCACCCTACAGTCAACAATTTTCTGGGAGTCCCCATTTTCAAAGGGAAAACGGTTATAGGTTTGATTGGGCTTGGCAATAAAGCAGGAGGGTTTACGGAGCAGGATCTTTCTGACTTGAAACCATTTGTGTCTACCTATTCGGTAATAATTGAGGCCTTTAAGTCTGAGCAGGATAAGATTAGATTTGAGAAGGAGTCTATGGTAAAAGCCAGAATACTGGCTGAGGTTGCCGATCACAGCCCGGATCTGATCGTGGTAATGAACGGGCTGTCTGATTTTGAATTTATATCTCCTTCAGCTTCCCAGTTTTTTGAAGAGGGAATTAGGGCGGAGGAAATTCAACAAAAGATTAGCATCCTATTGACCAAGACAATAAGTCCGGAATTCAGATTGTCCGAGGAGCGATATAGATCTCGACTGAAGTTGGATATCAAAAAAGATGGAGAATATTGGGTGGAATCGAACGTCAATATTCTTCATGAAGGCAGCAATCAAAAGGTGATTGCGGTAATAAGGGATGTCTCTACCCAAATGGACTTCGAACAGCGGCTTATTAGATCGCTCAAGAAAGAAAAACAGTTCAATTCATTTGTTTCCGATTTTATGAATATCGTTTCCCATGAATTCAAAACGCCTTTGTCAACAATCATATCCAGTATGGAGCTTTCAAAATATTACTTGAATAATCTGCCTAGTTCTGCCAAAGTCGCCAAGATGAAGGTTCATTATGAGAAAATTGAACGTGAGCTGGAAAATCTTCACAAGCTGGTAATCCATTCTCTGGATTACGAGCGATTTGTCAATAACAGCCCTGCTTTGAAAAAGGAAAAAGTCAATTTGGCCAATTTTGTAGAAAGAGCTTTAACAGCCCATGGTTATTTCAATGAGGTCGAATTTATTTCGGAGATTGACAGTGAATTTAGCGTGGAATGGGATAAGTTTCTGATTGAAACCAGTATAATTAACTTGGTAGGCAATGCCTTGAAATACGGAGGTACTAGGCGAAGACCCATTGTACGACTATTCGACAATACCGATTCCTTTGGAATAGAAGTTCGGGATTTTGGAATAGGAATAGCTGAGGAAGAGCTTCCGTATGTTTTTACCCCGTTTTTTAGAGGATCCAATGTCAATGGCATAGAAGGTACCGGTTTTGGACTGGTGGCAGTGAAGAATTTTGTCGAAATGAACGGAGGTAAAGTCTCGGTGGATTCTAAAATTGATCAGGGTACTGCTGTACTGATCACTTTCTCTAATTAA
- a CDS encoding sensor histidine kinase KdpD: MLTNQIIISITRDSLDFDKISTLVKEELDRREITINYGLLHYERDTIAGSFNYPALTEMPFSTVSKSTFLPRGQKLEMYFENTALTVLKRGMIDILLSVIFLLIIAGAFYYLYQTIKNQKEIAEIKEDLIGNITHEFKTPIATSLSAIEGIEQFNPENNPEKTKKYLGISKEQLLKLNFMVEKLLETATLDSEQLILKKESIDPIPVLRSLVQKYLTLSPDKEIELVVPTKVSPIPVDPFHFENVISNLLDNALKYGGEEVRVTLDQGLTTRIRIWDNGGNISSDQKERVFEQFYRIPKGNLHDVKGFGIGLYYVKKIVEKHAGKIELESSTKSTSFITIWPGA, from the coding sequence ATGCTGACCAATCAGATCATCATTTCGATCACAAGGGATTCACTGGATTTTGACAAAATCAGTACACTGGTAAAAGAAGAATTGGATAGAAGAGAAATCACGATCAATTATGGATTGCTTCATTACGAGCGTGACACCATAGCGGGGTCTTTTAATTATCCTGCTTTGACTGAAATGCCTTTTTCCACCGTATCCAAATCGACTTTTTTGCCTCGCGGCCAAAAGCTGGAAATGTATTTTGAAAATACAGCACTTACCGTCCTGAAGCGTGGAATGATTGATATCCTACTGTCTGTGATCTTCTTACTGATCATAGCGGGAGCATTTTACTATCTCTACCAAACCATCAAAAACCAGAAAGAAATCGCTGAGATCAAGGAAGATCTGATCGGAAATATCACCCATGAATTTAAAACCCCGATTGCTACCTCGCTATCTGCGATAGAAGGAATAGAGCAATTCAATCCTGAAAACAATCCTGAAAAAACCAAAAAATACCTTGGGATATCCAAAGAGCAACTACTCAAATTGAATTTTATGGTGGAAAAACTGTTGGAAACCGCCACATTGGATTCAGAGCAATTAATATTGAAAAAGGAGTCCATTGATCCTATCCCTGTGCTAAGATCTTTGGTTCAGAAATACCTGACTTTGTCACCTGACAAAGAAATCGAACTCGTGGTCCCTACCAAAGTCTCACCTATTCCAGTCGATCCTTTTCACTTCGAAAATGTGATTTCCAATTTACTGGACAATGCGCTAAAATACGGCGGTGAAGAAGTTAGAGTTACACTAGATCAAGGTTTGACTACCCGTATCCGAATTTGGGATAATGGAGGAAATATTAGTTCTGATCAAAAGGAACGGGTTTTTGAACAGTTTTATAGAATCCCGAAAGGAAATCTCCATGACGTAAAGGGCTTTGGAATAGGACTATACTATGTGAAGAAAATAGTAGAAAAGCATGCCGGGAAAATTGAATTGGAGTCCTCCACAAAAAGTACATCTTTTATCACCATATGGCCAGGAGCATAA